From the Drosophila simulans strain w501 chromosome 2L, Prin_Dsim_3.1, whole genome shotgun sequence genome, the window AAGATTTAACTGTCCATTTTATTCCCGTATTTTAAATACTGATccgtaaaataattaaatggattATTCATCATTATAATTGTGATTCCTTCCTTGGGCCAACTGTTAAGTCGCAATGTTAACTGTCTGTTAATGGCAACGAAGCCGGAACCGGAACTGGTTCCGCGACAAACAGCTGGCTGGCACTACCATCGCTAATTcgcataaaatataaaaacattccTAGGAAACATAGAATTAGTAATTGTAAGAAATGATTATATATGGCGTCTATATAGTAAGTAAATCGGGTGGCCTTATATTCAACCTGGACAACAATGTGCCACGCATCGAGCACGAGAAGACCTTTACATACCCACTGGACTTGGTGCTGGACTACGATTCCAAGAAGGTATCGGTGTCGTTCAACAGAAAGGATGGAATAAATGGTGGGTGTGTCTGGGTATTCTAGAAATATAACCACCTCACTATATGTTTACACACAGTGGGCCATGTCCTGGTGGCGATCAACGGTATGCCCGTCAATGGAGTCACCCTGGATGATGGACGCGATGTGAGGACGACACTGGAAGCACCGGAGAACTATCCCATTAACCTGAAGTTCAGCCGGCCAAAGATGACCACCAACGAGAAAATCTTCCTGGCCAGCATGTTCTACCCGCTGTTCGCCATCGCCAGCCAATTGAGTCCGGAGCCCAAGAGTTCCGGCATCGAGATCCTAGAGGCGGACACCTTCACGCTGCACTGCTTCCAAACGCTGACCGGAATCAAGTTCATTATAATCTCGGAAACGGGTCTCAATGGCATTGATCTGCTGCTGCGAAAGGTTTACGAGCTGTACTCGGACTACGTGCTCAAAAACCCCTTCTACTCCCTGGAGATGCCCATCCGATGCGAGCTCTTCGACAACAAGCTCCAAGAGCTCCTCGCCCAGGTCGAGAAGACGGGCATTAGCAATATCGATAAATAAACGTTAGTTAGTCTTTGTAATTTCTTATTGAATTATTTCTCTGCAGGATCAGGGTCACGTTCTAAGTGGGAACATAGGACATATATCTTT encodes:
- the LOC6731554 gene encoding trafficking protein particle complex subunit 4, translating into MIIYGVYIVSKSGGLIFNLDNNVPRIEHEKTFTYPLDLVLDYDSKKVSVSFNRKDGINVGHVLVAINGMPVNGVTLDDGRDVRTTLEAPENYPINLKFSRPKMTTNEKIFLASMFYPLFAIASQLSPEPKSSGIEILEADTFTLHCFQTLTGIKFIIISETGLNGIDLLLRKVYELYSDYVLKNPFYSLEMPIRCELFDNKLQELLAQVEKTGISNIDK